A DNA window from Prochlorococcus marinus str. GP2 contains the following coding sequences:
- the tgt gene encoding tRNA guanosine(34) transglycosylase Tgt, protein MFEFEITSNCSNTGARTGIFHTPNGEVNTPKFMPVGTLATVKGISSKQLTSTGSEMILSNTFHLHLQPGEKLIKESGGIHKFMNWPKPILTDSGGYQVFSLAKLNNISNKGVEFKNPRDGSHVFLSPEKVMQIQMDLGSDVAMAFDHCPPHTANENDIEDSLQRTHSWLQKCVETHKKSNQALFGIVQGGKYPRLREYSAKYTSSFDLPGIAVGGVSVGEAVEEIHSVINYVPKFLPINKPRYLMGIGSLREISLAVANGFDIFDCVLPTRLGRHGTAIFNDERLNLRNARFKNDFSPIDKTCKCETCKSYSRAYLHHLIRNDEILGLTLISLHNIAHLIRFTNAISTAIKDNCFTNDFAPWKTSSIAHYTW, encoded by the coding sequence GTGTTTGAATTTGAAATAACATCGAATTGCAGTAATACAGGAGCAAGAACAGGTATATTTCATACACCAAATGGTGAGGTAAATACACCAAAATTTATGCCTGTGGGTACTTTGGCAACGGTTAAAGGAATTTCATCTAAGCAGTTAACCTCTACAGGATCAGAAATGATTCTCTCGAATACCTTTCATCTTCATTTACAACCTGGAGAAAAATTAATTAAAGAATCTGGCGGAATTCATAAGTTCATGAATTGGCCTAAGCCTATTCTTACTGATTCAGGGGGATATCAAGTTTTTAGTTTGGCTAAGTTAAACAATATTTCTAATAAAGGAGTGGAATTTAAAAATCCAAGAGATGGTAGTCATGTTTTTCTATCACCTGAAAAAGTAATGCAGATTCAAATGGATCTTGGATCGGATGTTGCGATGGCTTTTGATCATTGTCCTCCACATACAGCTAACGAAAATGATATTGAGGACTCTTTACAAAGAACTCATTCATGGTTGCAAAAATGTGTCGAGACTCATAAGAAATCTAATCAAGCATTATTCGGTATAGTTCAAGGTGGTAAGTATCCAAGATTGAGAGAATATAGCGCAAAATATACAAGTTCTTTTGATCTGCCTGGAATAGCAGTGGGAGGTGTAAGTGTTGGCGAGGCAGTCGAAGAAATACATAGTGTAATTAATTACGTCCCGAAATTCTTACCAATAAATAAACCAAGATATTTAATGGGAATTGGCTCTTTAAGAGAAATTTCTTTGGCTGTTGCAAATGGATTCGATATATTTGACTGTGTTTTGCCTACAAGACTAGGAAGACATGGGACTGCAATTTTTAATGATGAAAGATTGAACTTGCGAAATGCGCGATTTAAAAATGACTTTTCTCCAATTGACAAAACTTGTAAATGCGAGACATGTAAGTCGTATTCTCGAGCATATTTGCACCATCTAATTAGAAATGACGAAATATTAGGCCTAACCCTCATAAGTTTGCATAATATTGCTCACTTAATAAGATTTACCAATGCAATTTCTACTGCAATTAAAGATAATTGTTTTACAAATGATTTCGCTCCTTGGAAAACATCCTCTATTGCTCACTATACGTGGTAA
- a CDS encoding photosystem II reaction center protein K — protein sequence MLILFNTFAELPEAYKAFAPTVDVLPLIPLFFFLLVFVWQAAVGFK from the coding sequence GTGCTCATTCTATTTAATACATTCGCTGAATTGCCCGAGGCTTACAAGGCCTTTGCCCCAACTGTTGATGTTCTTCCACTTATTCCTTTATTCTTCTTTTTATTGGTATTTGTTTGGCAAGCTGCAGTTGGATTTAAATAA
- a CDS encoding Gfo/Idh/MocA family protein, with amino-acid sequence MQPTSSPVKVGVIGIGNMGWHHARVLSLLKDANLIGVADPNEERGKLAIEQFNCEWFEDYKDLIPKVDAICIAVPTLLHQKVGLDCLKGGTNVLIEKPIAANELEAKSLIEAANASNCLLQVGHIERFNPAFRELNKIVNNEEIVVLEARRHSPHADRANDVSVVMDLMIHDIDLILELANSKIQKLAAVGGRNSEGLIDYVNATLVFKNNVIASLTASKMSHKKIRTLSAHCQNGLVETDFLNHSLQIHRKSHESYTAEHGELVYRNDGYVEEVSTTSIEPLYAELEHFLKCVQGKEKPEVDGEQASRALKIADFIESAVDNSGDAILLENPF; translated from the coding sequence ATGCAACCAACCTCATCACCCGTAAAGGTTGGAGTCATAGGGATAGGGAATATGGGCTGGCATCATGCTCGTGTACTCAGTTTACTGAAAGATGCAAATCTCATTGGAGTCGCAGATCCAAATGAAGAGAGAGGAAAATTAGCTATTGAGCAGTTTAATTGCGAATGGTTCGAGGATTATAAGGACCTAATTCCAAAAGTTGATGCTATCTGTATCGCTGTACCTACACTACTTCATCAAAAAGTAGGACTAGATTGTCTAAAGGGAGGTACTAACGTTCTCATTGAAAAACCAATTGCAGCAAACGAGTTGGAAGCAAAATCTTTAATAGAGGCCGCTAATGCAAGTAATTGTCTATTACAAGTTGGGCATATTGAAAGATTTAATCCTGCTTTTAGAGAATTAAATAAAATAGTAAATAATGAAGAAATTGTTGTTTTGGAAGCAAGGAGGCACAGTCCTCATGCAGATAGAGCAAATGATGTTTCTGTAGTAATGGATTTAATGATTCATGACATTGATCTTATTTTAGAGCTTGCAAACTCAAAAATACAAAAATTAGCTGCTGTTGGAGGAAGAAATAGCGAAGGATTGATAGATTATGTCAATGCTACTTTAGTTTTTAAAAATAATGTAATTGCAAGCTTAACTGCCAGCAAAATGAGTCACAAAAAAATTAGAACTTTAAGTGCTCACTGCCAAAATGGTCTAGTAGAGACTGATTTCTTAAATCACTCTTTACAAATCCATCGAAAGTCTCATGAATCATACACAGCAGAGCATGGAGAATTAGTTTATAGAAATGATGGATATGTCGAAGAAGTTAGCACAACTTCCATTGAACCTCTTTATGCAGAACTGGAGCATTTTCTTAAATGCGTTCAGGGCAAAGAAAAGCCTGAGGTAGATGGGGAGCAAGCCTCAAGAGCATTAAAAATTGCTGATTTTATAGAGAGTGCTGTAGATAATTCTGGAGATGCGATTTTACTTGAAAATCCCTTCTAA
- a CDS encoding hemolysin family protein yields MKITLLLIILFFPAFFAASELSFLLIRPSQVLRLIEEKKKGAFSILKIQKRFRSSLIASQFGVTISLIAIGWLSNSMANDYWKRNILQNRFYDLMLFLFVVLVVTLVSGLIPKALVINNPESAALRLTTIFDAVRKGMQPIITIIEFFVSACLGLFNLNNKWDSLNSALSASELETLIETDNVTGLKPDEKNILEGVFALKDTQVKEVMIPRSEMVTLPKNITFSELMKQVDKTRHARFFVIGESLDDVLGVLDLRYLAKPISKSEMEADTLLEPFLLPVTKIIETCSLAEIFPIVRDYNPFLLVVDEHGGTEGLITAADLNGEIVGEEMLNNRVYSDMRMLDNFSKKWSIAGKSEIIDINKKLGCSIPEGADYHTLAGFLLEKFQMVPKIGDVLEFNKTKFEVISMSGPKIDRVKIILPKS; encoded by the coding sequence ATGAAAATAACTCTTCTTTTAATAATATTATTTTTCCCAGCTTTTTTCGCAGCTAGTGAACTATCTTTTTTACTAATAAGGCCAAGCCAAGTTTTAAGGCTAATAGAAGAAAAAAAGAAAGGAGCATTTTCTATTCTAAAAATTCAAAAAAGATTTAGATCCTCCTTAATTGCATCTCAATTTGGAGTAACAATTTCATTGATTGCTATTGGGTGGCTCAGTAATAGCATGGCAAATGATTATTGGAAAAGAAATATTTTACAAAATAGATTTTATGATCTTATGCTTTTTTTATTTGTGGTTTTAGTAGTTACTCTGGTCTCTGGACTAATTCCTAAGGCCTTAGTAATTAATAATCCAGAATCTGCTGCACTAAGGTTAACCACCATATTCGATGCAGTAAGAAAAGGCATGCAACCAATAATTACAATAATCGAATTCTTTGTAAGCGCTTGTTTAGGCTTATTCAATTTAAATAACAAATGGGATTCTTTAAATTCGGCTTTATCCGCAAGCGAATTAGAAACTCTTATAGAGACAGATAACGTTACTGGTTTAAAACCAGATGAAAAGAATATTCTTGAAGGAGTTTTTGCTCTAAAAGATACGCAGGTAAAAGAAGTAATGATTCCAAGATCTGAAATGGTAACTTTGCCAAAAAACATAACCTTTTCAGAACTTATGAAACAAGTAGATAAAACTCGCCATGCACGCTTCTTTGTGATTGGTGAGTCTTTAGATGATGTATTAGGTGTATTAGATTTACGTTATTTAGCTAAGCCAATATCAAAGAGTGAAATGGAAGCTGATACATTGTTGGAGCCCTTCCTTTTACCAGTGACAAAAATAATAGAAACATGTTCATTAGCAGAAATATTTCCGATAGTAAGAGACTACAATCCTTTCTTACTTGTAGTTGATGAACACGGTGGAACAGAGGGGCTCATAACTGCAGCTGATTTAAATGGAGAAATAGTTGGAGAGGAAATGCTTAACAATAGAGTTTATTCAGATATGAGAATGTTAGATAATTTTTCTAAAAAATGGTCAATAGCTGGAAAATCAGAAATTATAGATATCAATAAAAAGTTAGGATGTTCTATTCCAGAGGGTGCAGACTATCATACCCTTGCTGGATTTCTTTTAGAAAAATTTCAAATGGTTCCAAAAATTGGCGACGTTTTAGAGTTTAATAAAACTAAATTTGAAGTTATTTCTATGTCAGGTCCGAAAATTGATCGTGTTAAAATAATTCTTCCCAAAAGCTAA
- the pyrE gene encoding orotate phosphoribosyltransferase, translating into MGKFSDKYDLKKAKLLKQLIEKSYKKGNFTLSSGKKSIHYLNCKPVSLNGEGLNLISDLFLELKDSRSKAVAGLTLGADPIVSGLILKAALHGLDLDGLIIRKEVKKYGTKAGIEGPSLEEGTLVTVLEDVVTTAGSVIKAIKKLRENNYVVEEVLSIVDRQEGGLEALEDENVKLKSLFTIKDFL; encoded by the coding sequence ATGGGCAAATTTTCAGATAAGTATGATTTAAAAAAAGCAAAATTGTTAAAACAGTTAATTGAAAAATCTTATAAGAAAGGAAACTTCACTTTATCTTCAGGAAAAAAAAGCATTCATTACTTGAACTGTAAACCAGTTTCATTAAATGGCGAAGGCTTAAACTTAATAAGTGATTTATTTTTAGAGTTAAAGGACTCAAGATCAAAAGCTGTAGCAGGATTGACATTAGGTGCAGACCCTATAGTAAGTGGATTAATTCTAAAAGCCGCTTTGCATGGGCTAGACCTTGATGGGTTAATAATTCGTAAAGAAGTCAAAAAATATGGTACCAAAGCTGGAATAGAGGGCCCCTCATTAGAAGAAGGAACTTTGGTAACTGTTTTAGAGGATGTTGTTACTACTGCTGGTTCAGTGATAAAAGCTATAAAAAAGTTACGCGAAAATAATTATGTTGTTGAGGAAGTTTTGTCTATAGTTGATAGGCAAGAAGGGGGATTAGAAGCCCTTGAAGATGAAAATGTCAAATTAAAAAGTCTTTTTACAATAAAAGACTTTTTATGA
- a CDS encoding folate-binding protein YgfZ has protein sequence MQEIKKKFWLEKFDCFSVTGLDARKFLNGITTSNILNSENKVIKTCWLTPNGVLRALIEINLLERNLEVIILAGNTHEIINYFNQIIFPADDVLLSEPFLINRIQEIDESTSWRSYLPIFFKTEDKDFEIYKNKLNLLNPNDLKLWKINQAIPSLEMEINGKNNPLELGLQDLIDFNKGCYLGQETMSKIKNVSSLKQEIRIWKSFEPNLNLDFEDKNLYINSAKDISVGKITSFFKSDNQIKGLAMIKRKYLEEGSYFFSEIFGKIIINKSVGSIFL, from the coding sequence ATGCAAGAAATAAAAAAAAAGTTTTGGCTTGAAAAATTTGATTGTTTTTCTGTTACTGGATTAGATGCCAGGAAATTTTTGAATGGCATAACAACTAGTAATATTCTTAATTCAGAAAATAAAGTTATCAAAACTTGTTGGCTAACTCCAAATGGAGTTCTAAGGGCATTAATTGAAATTAATTTATTAGAAAGAAACTTAGAAGTAATTATCTTGGCGGGTAACACTCATGAAATAATTAATTACTTTAATCAAATTATTTTCCCAGCGGATGATGTCCTTTTAAGTGAACCTTTCTTGATAAATAGAATTCAGGAAATTGATGAATCTACTTCATGGAGATCTTACCTGCCTATTTTCTTCAAAACAGAAGATAAAGACTTTGAAATATATAAAAATAAACTAAATTTACTAAATCCCAATGATTTAAAACTTTGGAAGATTAATCAGGCGATACCATCCTTAGAAATGGAAATAAACGGAAAAAATAATCCTCTTGAGCTTGGATTACAAGATCTTATAGATTTTAATAAAGGTTGTTATTTAGGGCAAGAAACAATGTCAAAAATAAAAAATGTTTCTTCTTTAAAACAGGAAATAAGAATTTGGAAATCATTTGAACCTAATTTAAATTTAGATTTTGAAGATAAAAATTTATATATAAATTCTGCCAAGGATATTTCTGTAGGCAAAATCACTAGTTTTTTCAAATCAGATAATCAGATAAAAGGTTTAGCAATGATAAAAAGAAAATATTTAGAAGAAGGAAGTTATTTTTTTTCAGAAATTTTTGGAAAAATTATTATTAATAAATCTGTAGGTTCAATTTTTCTTTAA
- a CDS encoding TM0106 family RecB-like putative nuclease, whose product MNSLHLKSFTRCKRKAWLDFKGEKSYQVWSAHKAIDKVRQYQIFSKLCNGEIYTGLKACENGYQGVIGLKIKGNLFPNINAEISPQLLIKTKGKSKWGQYKYLPAVYKLGHKTTKEHLFDLAFSSMLLESFQESQIEKGLVISNFYKKVNVEEIRLNKKLRKKVLNVLLSLNECLEGFMPEITQDRKKCTICSWQKFCDKEARENGYLTDIDGIGSKTASLLITNGISDTQTLASYSEKKLGEKLSIFNDQKYQKASLFVKQTQAYISGEPYLISNKNDTNIILEKTRSGFYIFDIESSPDEKHDFLYGFLKVNNLFTKKEDLIYKPIFNLKKNKIESYTKIIEILFSHKEWPVLHYGETEKIAIINIAKTLNFSFEEIDSLTSRFIDLHTLIRKSWILPLKNYSLKTVSNWLGFEWMQKNVSGSKALYWWIQYQITENEIFLKKIVQYNKDDCLATLQIAEYLIKNQLKKN is encoded by the coding sequence TTGAATTCTCTTCATTTAAAAAGTTTTACAAGATGCAAAAGAAAAGCATGGCTAGATTTTAAGGGTGAAAAATCTTATCAAGTTTGGTCTGCTCATAAAGCCATAGATAAAGTTCGCCAATATCAAATTTTCTCTAAATTATGTAATGGTGAAATATACACAGGATTAAAAGCCTGTGAAAATGGTTATCAAGGGGTAATTGGTTTGAAAATCAAAGGGAATCTTTTCCCAAATATTAACGCAGAGATAAGTCCACAATTACTTATAAAGACTAAAGGTAAAAGTAAATGGGGACAATATAAATATTTACCTGCTGTTTATAAGTTAGGCCACAAAACCACTAAAGAACATTTATTCGACTTAGCTTTTAGTTCTATGCTATTGGAATCTTTTCAAGAATCACAAATTGAGAAAGGATTAGTAATTTCAAATTTTTATAAAAAAGTAAATGTTGAAGAAATTCGTTTAAATAAAAAATTAAGAAAAAAGGTTTTGAATGTTTTATTAAGTTTGAATGAATGCTTGGAGGGATTTATGCCAGAAATAACTCAAGATAGAAAAAAATGTACTATTTGTTCATGGCAAAAATTTTGCGACAAAGAAGCAAGAGAAAACGGATATCTAACAGATATAGATGGAATAGGATCCAAAACGGCATCATTACTCATAACAAATGGAATATCTGATACCCAAACATTAGCTTCGTATAGCGAAAAAAAACTTGGAGAGAAATTATCTATATTCAACGATCAAAAGTATCAAAAAGCGTCCTTATTTGTAAAGCAAACACAAGCTTATATTTCTGGGGAACCTTATCTTATTTCCAATAAAAATGATACTAATATTATACTAGAAAAAACACGCTCGGGATTTTATATATTTGATATTGAGTCAAGTCCAGATGAAAAGCATGACTTTTTATATGGTTTTTTAAAAGTAAATAATTTGTTTACAAAAAAAGAAGATCTTATTTATAAACCAATTTTTAATCTAAAAAAAAATAAAATTGAATCTTACACGAAAATTATTGAAATACTTTTTTCACATAAGGAATGGCCAGTATTACATTACGGAGAAACTGAAAAGATAGCAATAATTAATATTGCTAAAACCCTAAATTTTAGTTTTGAAGAAATTGATTCACTTACTTCAAGATTTATAGACTTACATACCTTAATACGAAAGTCTTGGATATTACCACTAAAAAACTACAGCTTAAAAACTGTTTCTAATTGGCTTGGATTTGAATGGATGCAGAAAAATGTTAGTGGCTCAAAAGCCCTTTATTGGTGGATTCAATATCAAATTACAGAAAACGAAATATTTTTAAAAAAAATTGTCCAATATAATAAAGATGATTGTTTAGCTACTCTTCAAATTGCAGAATATTTAATCAAAAATCAATTAAAGAAAAATTGA